One window from the genome of Oryza glaberrima chromosome 3, OglaRS2, whole genome shotgun sequence encodes:
- the LOC127765052 gene encoding 3-ketoacyl-CoA synthase 4-like: protein MAARIAETPSRERTRHARAYSRHLYPRHGRSIRRRIPVAGLLEHFKLIGCFDDDSVGFMTSGMGNETYFPPLLHHIPPAATHVEAIREAHMLFFPALDDLFAKIGVPLSSVGVVVVNCSGFCATPSLSAIITNHYGMPGDVKTCNLSGMGCAAGAIGVNVAANLLRTHAMSYVVIVRSILGG, encoded by the exons ATGGCCGCACGAATCGCCGAGACCCCGTCACGCGAACGCACGCGACACGCGCGAGCGTACAGCCGCCACCTCTATCCACGTCACGGTCGCTCCATCCGGCGACGCATTCCGGTGGCCGGGCTGCTCGAGCACTTCAAGCTCATCGGCTGCTTCGACGACGACAGCGTGGGGTTCATGACCAGCGGCATGGGCAACGAGACCTACTTCCCGCCATTGCTGCACCAcatcccgccggccgccacgcaCGTCGAGGCCATCCGCGAGGCACACATGCTCTTCTTCCCGGCGCTCGACGACCTCTTCGCCAAGATCGGCGTGCCGTTGTCgtccgtcggcgtcgtcgttgtCAACTGCAGTGGGTTCTGTGCCACGCCGTCGTTATCCGCCATCATCACCAACCACTACGGCATGCCCGGCGACGTCAAGACCTGCAATCTCTCTGGCATGGGCTGCGCCGCGGGCGCCATCGGCGTCAACGTCGCCGCGAACCTCCTCCGGACGCACGCCATGTCCTACGTCGTCATCGTCCGCTC GATTTTAGGTGGTTGA